The Rhea pennata isolate bPtePen1 chromosome 18, bPtePen1.pri, whole genome shotgun sequence genomic sequence GTCCTTTTACCCAGAGCTGAAAGGATCAGGTATGGTGTTCTCCTCACAGGACCGGGATGTGCGTGAGGGAGCCGATATGCTGATGGTGAAACCTGGGATGCCCTACCTGGACATCGTCAGGGATGTCAAGGCCCGAGTAAGCTCTGCATACATCTCTGCTCATGAATGAGGGCACTGACTAGCCCCAGAGattaggaggaggaggaggaggaaagctgcACATTTGGGTTAGCCAGCGACATCATTCCAAAAGCGGAGGGAGCggatgcaacattttttttggtttaacaTGTTGCATTTGGGCACTCAAACATCTCCTGGGCAGCCCGTGGGCTCCCAGCCCGGATCACAGCTTGGGTGCTGGAGCACTGTGGGGGGAAGCCGCACAGCCGAGGGGCCGCGCTTCCCCAGGAGGCAGAGCGGACCCGACCGGGTTGAGCGCTGAGGCCCTGCTGATCTCCTCGCTGTTGTTCTCAGCATCCCACCCATCCGCTGGCGGTGTACCACGTGTCCGGGGAGTTTGCGATGCTGTGGCACGGGGCGCAAGCCGGTGCCTTCAGCCTGAAGGCTGCAGTCACGGAGGCCATGACGGCATTCAGGCGCGCAGGTGAGCGCGGCAGCGCTGGCTGGTCATGGCTGTCGCGGGCCGCCCACCAGGCCGAAAGCCCCCCGCCAGCACCGCGTTGCCGGAGCTGAacgcggggccgagccgggcgctGCCGTCCCCGAGGCTCCCGCCAAGCCGCTCTTCCGCAGCAGCGCAAGTCCGCGCGGCCGCTGCGCGTAGGCCGggctgcgcccgccgcggctcggGGAGCTcggcgggccggcggggcgctcgggggccggcggggagccCCCGGCCGCGCCCCAGCCTCTCTCCTCTCCGCAGGCGCCGACGCCATCATCACGTACTTCGCGCCGCAGCTCCTGCGCTGGCTgaaggaggaggcggcggcggcgggccgggcctgagcgcggccggcccgggaggccggggctggggccggggatcaggggccgccgcggccggagccggggggggcccgcggcggcgtTGCGGCTCGCCCCGTGTGCGCGCGGCGGGGAgagcgcgccgcggccgccttTCCGCCCGGGCcggaagcggcggcggcagcggggcgggagcggggagccggcggcgcccgcaggTAGGTGCGGCCGGGAGCGGGCTCCGCGGAgagggggcggccgcggggcgcccaCGCGCGCGCACGCACCCCCTGCGCGCACGCACACGCGCGGAGCCTCTGTACGCCCCACGGACCCCGGGGCACCCTGGCTCCACGCGCCCCAAATACAGCCCCCAGTGCCCGGCTGCACCCCGTGGCCCCAGCCCCCCCACACCCTAAATACAGCCCCACCTGTCGTGGCTACACCCTCATACACCCTAGAGCCCCAACATGTCCTGGCTACACCCCATAGCCCCAGCCCCCATAGAGCCTGGCTACAGCCACACATGTCCTGTCTACACCCTCATACACCCTACAGCCCCATGTGCCCTGGCTACACCCCATAGCCCCAGCCCCCATCTACCCTAAATACAGCCCTGACATGTCCTGGCTACACCCCATAGCCCCAACCCCCCATACACCCTAAATACAGCCCCCACATGTCCTGGCTACACCCCATAGCCCCAGCCCCCATACACCCTAAATACAGCCCCCACATGTCCTGGCTACACCCCATAGCTCCAGCCCCCATCTACCCTAAATACAGCCCTACATGCCCTGGCTACACCCCCTACACTGTAAGTACAGCCCGCTGTGTCCAGCTGCAGCCCATGGCCCCAGCCCCCTACACCCTAAATACAGCCCCACCTGTCCTTGCTACACCCTCATACACCCTGAAGCCCCACATGTCCTGGCTACACCCCATAACCCCAGCCCCATATACCCTAAGTACAGCCCCCACATGTCCTGGATACACCCCCTAGCCCCAGCCCCCATATACCCTAAATACAGCCCCACCTGTCCTTGCTACACCCTCATACACCCTGAAGCCCCACATGTCCTGGCTACACCCCATAGCCCCAGCCCCCATATACCCTAAATACAGCCTCCACATGTCCTGCTACACCCCATACACCCCGGCTGCAgcccgcagccccagccccgggtCGGCAGCAGGCTGCGGCAGCTCCGTGCGCTGTCGTAGCTGCCCTGGCCCGAGAGACTTTGCACCCTGGGACACAGTGCAACCAAGGTTAGAGCTGCGCCTCCGCTCCCCCACAGGGTCTTCCTGCTGGCCCCATAACGGGGCCCGAGGCCCTCTGTGAGGCCAGCGATGCCGGGGTGTGATGTCCACCAGGACCTGTTCACCCCCCAGCCCTCGATGCCCCCCAGGCGCCCCACACTCGGTGCAGCGGTGCTGCAGTAGTCCAGGTGACACGCGAAGCAGCACTCGTCCGGCCTTCACCTCTGCATTTGTTTTAGGTTTTCCTTAGCCCTAAGCTTCACTGAAGCAATGCTTAGACTGCGCTTATTAACGTGGGATGTGAAAGATACACTGCTCCGGCTTCGGCAGCCAGTGGGCGAAAATTACTCAGCTGAGGCCCGGGCTCATGGCGTCCAGGTGCAGCCAGAGGCTCTCAATAAAGCTTTCCAGGAGGCTTTCAGAGCCCAGCGGAAGCACTTCCCCAACTACGGCCGGGGCCAGGGGCTGAGTTCCAAGCAGTGGTGGGTAGATGTGGTCAAACAAACCTTCAGACTCTCAGGGGTGCATGAAGACAGAGTCCTAACACGGATGGCAGAAAACCTCTACCAGGACTTCTGCAGTGCACACACCTGGGAAGTGCTGCCAGGAGCCAATGAGACTTTAAGGCAGTGCCACGAGCAGGGCTTTCGAATGGGGGTGATCTCCAACTTTGATAAGAGGCTTGAAAAGATTCTGTCCCAGTGCAACCTGCAGCACCATTTTGAATTTGTCTTGACCTCCGAGGACGCGGGTTTCGCCAAACCGGACAAGAGGATCTTCGAGAAGGCCCTGCGCCTCTGCGGGGTTCCGCCGGGGCAGGCGGCTCACGTGGGAGACGACTACGTGAGGGATTACAGGGCAGCCAGAGAGGCCGGCATGCACAGCTTTCTGCTCACGGCTGCTGGGCAGCGCGGGGAGCTGGAGGTCCCGAAGGAGCACGTCCTGCCTTCGCTCAGCCACCTCCTCGCTCTTATTGAAAAGGGTTAGCCGCGGTAGCCGTATTTCAAAGCAGGACCAAGACCACTGCTGAGCAGGTGACATTCCTAGCGCTTGACTTCTTGCTGCCATTTCAGTGAGAAACAAGTGCTTCCTTCAGAGCACAGGGAGAAATGCTCCCCAcagcctgcccccccccccccgaataGAAGGGGCATTAATATAATAAAGCGTATCTGACATGTTCTGCtttcatgctgttttcttccacagCTCTCAAAACACTGTACAGCAGAGGGTTAATGGTGGTGTCCTCCCCCAGTGGACCCGGGGACTGGGTGCTGAGCAGAAAGCGTTTCACCTGGACTCATCCAGAGAAATCCCAGAAAGCTAATTCTAGCAAGGAGGGGTGGAGGCAGTCATTAAGATTAACCCTGCCTCTGTTCCCCCAGCCTGAGGAGGGGACTCGCGCACAACCCTGTGCTAGCGTACCTGCAGGGCTGAAATTACTTCCCCCTACTACCAACCAGGGGAGTAGGTCTGCCAGCAGAGCACATGCAGGCATCTGCGCACTGCCCTGCAGATTTCAGTGTACTCCTGGTTTGCCTTCGCTGCCAGCACCTCCCTTTTCCTGAACAGCAACAGCTGGGAGGGAATTACACCTTCCTTTCACCAACTTCCCCATCCCTCACACCGCAGCCAGGACCCATAGGAGCTGGCAGGCCTTCAGGAGAGCTCAGCGCTGTGAAGTTGGCAGTTGACCCTCCTGTGCTTTCCCCTACCTCTGCCCTAGCTGGGCTACGGTAATGAGGTTGTGTCTGCATTCAGCAGATCCTTGCCCTGAGCTGTGGAGACGCAGCAGGAAACATCACAGTGGAAAGGGGAGCAGCTCAGGTCCCACCAGGATCCTGAGGGCAGAAGTTCAGCTGCAAAGCACAGCCCACTGCTTCTTTATCTAAAACCTCAGCAAGCATCCCACCACGCTGCTGccccagaaaacaaaatgacagcaCGTTTGCCAAGTGCTGTGAAAAATCAATTCCAAGACCTTGCAATACCCAAGACAAAAGAACTTGATGGAGCCCCTTGCTGTTTTCTAAAGCCCACCATCAAATTTAAAACTCAACTAGGTTTGTAATTGCTGCAGTTCGCAGCATGTATCGTCCACTCCTCTCCACCACCAACAGATAGAAATAAGCCTTTGTTCCATAGAGAAACCAAATGATTCATCCAAAACAGGCTAGCAAGAGCCAAGACTCAAACTATTCCCAAgtcccagcactgctgctttcagtttGTGTTACCCTTGATTCTGCTTCTAGCTCAACACTGAGCAAACTGCATGTGCCAGGTCTGAGGTCCACC encodes the following:
- the HDHD3 gene encoding haloacid dehalogenase-like hydrolase domain-containing protein 3 yields the protein MLRLRLLTWDVKDTLLRLRQPVGENYSAEARAHGVQVQPEALNKAFQEAFRAQRKHFPNYGRGQGLSSKQWWVDVVKQTFRLSGVHEDRVLTRMAENLYQDFCSAHTWEVLPGANETLRQCHEQGFRMGVISNFDKRLEKILSQCNLQHHFEFVLTSEDAGFAKPDKRIFEKALRLCGVPPGQAAHVGDDYVRDYRAAREAGMHSFLLTAAGQRGELEVPKEHVLPSLSHLLALIEKG